The genomic window gctcaaggttgactcagccttccatccttctgaggtcggtaaaatgagtacccagcttgctggggggtaaatggtaatgactggggaagacactgacaaaccatcccgtattgagtctgccatgaaatcgctagagggcgttaccccaagggtcagacatgacccggtgcttgcacctttaccttttaccttatattTGGCTAACTTGAGGACAGTACTCAAAATCAGATGATTTATGAAAAAAGGAACTATCCCTTTACATTAATTTTGTTGTCCAATTAGATTAGCTAATTTTAGAGAATACAACAAAGGACTTCAAATTCTACATATCTCTTAAGTACATGTCAAacgtttttttaaattatttaacttTTTTAGTAGATAAACTCACAGTTCCCAGTTGTAATGCAATGCTTAATTTATAAAATGGTGCACAGAATCCACCCTAAAACCTCTTTACTAAAACAGTTAAATGCAAGACGGAAGCTTGTAAAAACATTGAGCTGCTTTTGCTTTAAAAGAATTCTGATGCACTTTCCCTAAAACTCTGAGTAATCTGGTTTAAAAGCAGACAACTGTATAACTTGATTCACTGCAAACAGTTCAGTTGTAGGGTACCTGTATTTTCTAACAAAGTCTTTGGTGTGTTGGGTCTGTTAATGATTTCTACAAGCTGGTGCAAGACCATAGGAATATAAAGCTGCATCTCTATACCTAGAAAGAGATAACACACAAACAgtccattaaaaaataaatgaagacaTGCATCCCTAATGGGCACATCAACACACTCTAATACTAGACTTTTATAACTGGCAACAAGACAGAAAAGCAGTCTATACAATGCAGAACTCAAATGATCCCTTAAAAATGCAAACCTTACCCATCTGAATAGAAATTTCTCCAATTGCCCAGGTGGCATTGTTACACACAGAAATGAACTCGGGATTCAGGTTGGTTCCCAAAATTGGCATGAAATCCGCTATAGGAAAAAACACAAAGCAGACCACACAATTAAAATTCTCCCATACCAGAAGTTCACACATAGATATGCTCCTGCAACTATGCAAAggctttttgctttgttttttacacTAGGAATAGACTTTATACCATAAAAAAGCTCACAATTTACAGCAGAAGCAAGATATTTAGGGAATCTCTGCATCCACCAAGGAAAGCTGTTTTGTGCAACAAAGAACTGAGCTGGCAGATGAAAATTAAAATTACAGGAGTTTGTCATCACTGTCAAGTTGTCTGAAGACAAGTGGTCTCTTGTTAATCACTCTATCCTTGAAAGGTTGAATAGCCCAGAGCCACATTGCCTGAACTATCACAATTCAAACCAACAGAACTGCTCTTTATCCTAAGGATCTGAGAAGGATTTCAAGCTCACGCAAGCCAGTTTCTCCAGCACTTTGAACTACTTAGACCTGGACTGCAAGAGGGGAGAGGGATAGTGGGATCAAAAATCCAGCTCAGCCCCAGCTCCATTCTTCAGGGGAAATAAGAGAATGGTGAAAAGTAAATATCTGCTGCAGAGGCTTGTAACATTTTCATAAGGGGGGGGTAAACTTTAGCTAATACAACTACTTTATGTATGAAAAAAATCAGTGAGCTTAAGAGATAAGTTACAATTCTGATGTGATTAGTTGACCTCAGTTGCAAGCAGGGAAAGACAAAAGTAGGCAATAGCCAATCATGAAAACTTCTTATCATTCAGACAGACAGCACACCTTCTGGTTCATTAGCAAGGTTACCACAGCAAACTATTCTTCTGTTGAATCCCCAGAAACTTGATAGTAAAAGAACAAATCTCTCATATAAAGGCAAACACTGAAAAACTAAAGCAGGTGTGACAGAAAATGTCCTTCGTACAAATCTCACCTGTGCCATGTATGCACTAGGTGGCCTTTGGCAATCTTTCAACACCATCCACCATATGGGAGAAATAATATTTGCCCCATCTTACAACACAGTCTAAGGATAACAAGATAATGTTCATGAAGCACCATAAATGTGTTATTATTTCCATGCACCCTAGCAGATAATACTCTCACAGAGGGTACATGATATAGTCTGTTCTATACCTGGTaacaaaaacaatgttttttaCAGTAACATACCAATGCAAGGCTTCACATGTTGAAAGCAAGCTTTCGTCAGATCACCTAGCAATGCAAAAGAACTCTGTCGCACCTCAGGCATTTTATCCTACAACAGAAAAATGAAAGCCAATTGATTTTCCCTTATAAGATTTTGaaagtggaaaaagaaaaaaaaagtcatcaTCTTACCTGCATGCACTGGTACATTAATGTCAGGATATTGCTCCGAGCCACTAGCTGCTCAATATTGCCTCCAAGTCCTTCTGCTAAACCACTAAGCAAATCTAGAGCCACAATCATGAAGTCTTTATCTGGAGCCTCATACTGATCTGGTTGAGCATTGTGCAACTGGAATAAAAATAACACATAAGATGAGTACTTATGCCACACACAAcactgggccatggctcagtgatagagcatctgcttggcccgcagaaggtccaaggttaagtacccagcatctccaattaaagcaTCTGGCAGcatctgcctaagaccctggagagcctctgccagtctgggAAGACAATAGTGATTccgatggaccaaaggtctgattcagaatcacaaagagatcacaaaGAACCAGTCCACATAGATCCAGTCCACCCCCCATTTTCTtgggaacttaaaaatcacacactcctgacaggtgctcatccaatttcctctttaaaaattccaacaaaggagactctaccaccctctgaggcagcatattccctCAACGAACAGCCCTCACGGCTAGAAAattctttctaatatttaagtggcacCTCCTTtactgtaatttgaacccattgctcctagtccttgtctctaaagctgtaaACAAGtcagccccctcttcaacatgtctaacTTTTTATGTACGCACATAGTAGTTAACATGTCTGCCTTTTACATAGTTAAGCActtatcaccccttgccctttctcttctccaagttaCACACCAGCTctttcaacctctcctcataaagCATGGTTCTCTGAGGTATTAGCTACCCCCACACAGTTTAGTGACATGTACAAATGTgatcagcataaggcagcttcatgtgtgttcattttcTGGTATTTAAGCCAAGATGACTGGTTGAAGAACATTattttctgtaactcactcttcactggcctacccttgtccttgacctggaagctgcagctggtgcagaatgcagctgctagggtcctcactggttcaccTTGGAGGATACATATCCTGCCAGTGCTGacgcagctgcactggttgccagttttggtctggatcaagttcaaggactTGGTTCTGACATTTAAGGCCATTCGccgcttgggcccagcctatctgagggaccacttgtctcttATGCCCcatgcagggccctttgctctgcatgTACTGagctgttggtggtccctggccccaggccaggccaggccctatTTGgttttggccctgacctggtggaatgagctcctgggagggcctacaaaatggaactcttctgccaggtctatggttgaggccaggccagcaagatcaatgccctccccccctcaagCTCTACTATACAACATTTAGTGCACCCTTGTTAAATGATGGTGTGAAGGAGGAGAgacctggccatcttggtacTTTGGGAGTTATGCAGGTTagggaatttatatttttatgtaactcACCTTGAGTCTTCGGAGGAAGGCCGGCTAtacatttattattactattattactattactaatattattattattttcatttatgaACACTGAAAAATTAGGGCTAATTACATCAAAGATtaaagaacaacaacagcaacaagtaCCATGGCTTGTGCAAGAGTCTTCTGTACCAGGTTTACACAGCGCTGGTACACAGGTTCACAGTATGGAAGGAAGCCAGATTGCAAGGCAGTGGCAACCGAAGATAGGCACTGAAATAGAGAAGATAGTGAAACTGATACCTCTTTTGCTCTAATTAAACATTAGACTGAAAAGTGAACATGGATGCACATTACTAGGTCCTTGAATGAAGCATTCATTTTGACATGCTAAAGGCTTTTCTACCATATGtttaccaaaaaaagaaagaaacaaacaaagatCCACAAGATAGAAAATTAAATCCTGGAGTTTTCCCATTCCAGAAAGACTGCAGATAATAACTCACAGTTTCTTCAGGAAAAATTAGCTATGTCTGGAAAAACTACAACCCACTGGACTAAAACGTTATTTGTATTAGATGCTTTCTACCAAAATTGTTCTAATATCATTACTGAGTAGCATTCTTGGGCTGGGACACATGGCTTCCCAATGAGTGGTAATAAGCTTGACAATGTGGTAACTCAATCAGAGTGATGAGCTAGTATATGAAGACCCAGCTAAGaatcaaactgcagggaagaTTCCTTCAGTCCAATTGAGAAATCAGTTCTACTGAGTTCCATGGGTCTGAAGAGGATTACAGTCTTAACCGCTGCATATGCTGTTGCAGGTAACTGCAACAATGAAGCACAATAGACATTACAAAGGACTagagcatcctttctcaacttttttactgttgagaaacacctgaaacattctttggaagTCAAGAACCTCCAGCAGtagctcaatcatgcagaatatgtttggaaagcatagcccctccaggcccatcattggcttttTTGGAAAGGGGAGACAGGCTGACATGTCTGTATATGGCTAtttcgcctgataaatgtttaacaaataaaaaaaatattaaaaattaattaactccccccacttgagaaagcctgaactagagTATTCTCACTAAGaagggaaataaagaaaaaagaacatttaCCTCTAACAAAGGGAAAAGATCCTTATCTTCATCCTTCAACATGTTCCATTTCTGGATTAGTGGAGGCATAAGCATTTGAATATATTCCTATAAATGGTGAAGAAAAGTTGTGCAATTACTTGAGAACTCCAAATTTAATAAATTGTAATTTCCTCCCTACCAGTTCATTCACTAGATTTATCCCAGTTCTTCTGGACACATTGGAGAGTTTCCAGAAATGTAAATCCTGATGACACCGATACTCAAGACTCCAAAATAGTTTACCATGTTAGCTGATAAACAATATGGGCATGCTAATATGAATCTCTAACTAAATCTAAACATAACTATATCTAAATATATTAAACACAcatattattgttgctgttctTGTTGAATTTATAGCTTGCCACTCCCAggctagctggcttgtggcaggttaccccacaataaaatcccaaataaACATTATAAACATTATCCCTTTCCCACTCAACGGACTTCCAGCATCTTGTGCCTTGGGGGATAGATAAGGGAGTAGCCTGATATTCtgactgttttggggaggggctccAAATCTTGACTGTCCTGttctcaaccaaagacccagcagaagagctccatcttgcaggccctgcagaactgagggaATTCTGACAGGATCCTCAGCTCTCAGAAAGGCACCagtaaagcagtttacaaattcCTGACTGCAGTTTGTAAATGCCATTAAAATCATTTATGGCCACAAATATTTAAATGCAGTTAAGATTATGATGAAATATGCGTATTTTAACCAGTTTTATTGTATGATCCTCCTCTTTCCCATTCTTCCTCTGCATGACCAGGAGTGGGACTGACCTAGCTTTTACAGGAAGAATTACTTGGCACAGGTGGGCAAACAGAGCAGATTCCAGAGCAATGATAGTGTTCTGCCTTGTCAACAGAAGCAGTTCACAGCTGGGTAAatcaacacacacatacaggcaaGCTTGAAATAAATATCTTAACATTGCCTTGCATGGCAGTGATGTATTATGAGTGTGCAAAGGGACAccaattttgaaaaataaataaaattgtcatcTCTTGTATATGAAATGTAGATTTGCCCTTGAGATTTGGAACCACTATTCAGGTATTCAAATTACTTATTTTGCAAATCATCATTCACaatggacagggccttttcagtggctatCCCTCTCTACTATCTCCCTCTTCCTTACACTTGGTGCCATCACCGACTATCTTCCAGCACTAGGGCAAGACTTAAATTTCAGCTGGCTTTAATCAATAGTTACGtatttgttgtgctgctttctATTCATACTATACATTAAAAGTTGCACATCCGTATTAGTATCACTTTTGTACTTTGTGTTGCGATTAACTTTTTATGCTGGTTTGGTTGATTTTAATTTGGAGCTGCATTGTTATATCAGCTGTTCTGTTACATTATACAGCTTTTGAAATCCCCGAGTCCTTTTGCAGAGAGGCAGTATACAGaaatcttaaacaaacaaactcacTTCAGTCTCAAAGGAAGTAAGCAACCTGTGGTTATCAACTTCTTTGTCCACTAACATAGACAAGATCCAAAGAGCTACTTCCGTCTTCTACCAGACACCTGCACTAGTCCCAGCAGAGCTACTGACTTTGTTCTTTGAACAGTTATGCTCCAGACCACAACACTGTTTCCTTAAGCTTCAACAACCATCTGCCTCACACCATAGCCACTCAAAAGAAGTTTGGGAGACAGGGAGCTGCTGTCTGGGCAAACAAAACTAGTTTCAGAGTTGTTGGGATTCTGCGCAGTTTACAGAAGCCTTGTGTAGTATGCTAGTGTGCACTAACTGAAAGCCTCTGCTTCAATCCTTCCTTCTGCCAGGAACTTCCTAGGTTGCCTTAGGCAAAGCATAATTCCATGCTAGCCTCAGcctcccccccatccacccccaaCATAGCAGGGACCTACTTTATGCAATATAAATCCTGGAAGAGGCAATGGTTTGGAATGAAATAACTGCAAATGGAGCAGTCCACAAAAGAGGTCTTTGCCAATTCTTCCCTACCACTTAGCCTTCCAGTATTATCCTAAAGGCAGCAACTAAGAGTTAGGCGATACTGTCAGAAGCTGCTATCCTCTCAAATAAGCTTGGGAAATGCACAGGGGCTGCAAGCAAGGAGGAGGAAGTCAGCAATTACACTTTTCACAACTCTACTCCCAATTCTTTAGATCCAAGTCAAGTAAACGTCGATATGAAATTAATGTTCCTTGGTTTTAGTTACACAGTATTTTAAAGGTGAAGACTGCAGCGACAACCTCACAAAAAAAATCCTCATATGAACACAAGCCAAACAAAATTCAAGGAGTAGAAGATCTGGCAAGAATCAGCAAGCAACCATGACATTTGGGGTGAATGTCCTGAAACTAAGCTACAGTGAAATGGCTTTCTCTGCactaaaagaaacaaaatcttaCATTTTTGTTTGCTGGAGAAGAGTGAGCAAAAGCAGTACTTACTGGTTTGTTTAGATGATGGCCTACAGAATCTGCTAAAGTTCCTATGGCATCATAAAGAATGAGCAGATTCTTATGCTGGTATTTACTAAAAGCAAAGACCAGAGTATCAAGTATATAAGCAAGATAAGGAACAAGTTCTGTACAAGCCTCCTCTTCTAGAGTAGCAAAGgcactgaaaataaaaatataaatattcaatCTACAGATGGAAAGAATACACCCATTTTCCTGTAGACAAGCAATCAAATCCTTTAAAAAACTAAGCTTATTCAAGAACTCCTATCAAGCAGAGTTTTCACTccataaaatttatatttttatggctCTGACTTACCTGCAGGCAGCTTCTTGTACTCTCTTGTTGCTATCAAGGATACGTTTTAGCAACTCAGTCATTAATGGCTTCAAGTACGTGTCTGGGGGTTGACTGACTACCCAGTGTGCATAGCGGCTAAGAGTCCAGCAAGTAATGGAGCGCACAAGAGCCTTTTTATCAGAGAGGCACTGAATAAGGTGAGGGATTAGCTCAGGAAGATATGGAATCATACCCTGCATGCAACCTGCAAAAAGATGGTATTAATTTAAAATGCCTTGCTGAACCACAACTCCACACACAGACAAAACAGCAAAGCGAGGATGACATTAAACGAACCATAATAATAtgttctggagaagactcttgcgagtcccttggaccgcaaggagaacaaactggtcagtcctagaggagatcagccctgactgctccttagaagcccagatcctgaagatgaaactcaaatactttggccacctcatgagaatgaaggactccctggagaagagcctaatgctgggagcgattgagggcaaaataagaagaggacaacagagaatgaggtggctgaatggagtcactgaagcagtaggggcaaacttaaatggactccggggaatggtagaggacaggaaggcctggagcatcattgtccatggggtcgcgatgggttggacacgactttgcacctaacaacaacaaataatatgTTTGTGAATAGAAAAAAGGGGGCACCACTCAGTACTCGTTCCATATATATAGAAAATCCACTGTGGTATTTGGTACAAAACCAACATACAATGTAATTTTTAATTTGCCCCAGCTGAAGACAGAAAATGCAAATTTTGGTTGTCACAGTAATTCTCGGGACCAATTCAAACATAATTTTTATTTCATCCCTGTACAGAAAAAAAAGTGCCTGGGGTAAAGCCAATGATGAACTTCGGTTAATGTTTTCTGAGTGGAAGAAAAAGCAATGATTGGTTAGATCCTAAAACAATGCAAGGAATGTTTTTGCTCCATGACTGCACCCTTAACCTGTTTCTTCCTTCTAAATCTTCCTCCAATGCTACAACAAACCTGGTTGCATAGAAGTACATCTCTCCCCTCCATTCTTCCTGCCGCGctggcagtggggggtggggacacgattgctgttgttaggtgcaaagttgtgtctgacgcatcgtgaccccatggacaatgatcctccaggccttcctgtcctctaccattccccatagtccatttaattttgcccctactgcttcagtgactccatccagccacctcattctctgtcgtccccttctttttttgccctcgatcgctcccagcattaggctcttctccagggagtccttccttctcatgaggtggccaaagtatttgagtttcatcttcaggatctgggcttctaaggagcagtcagggctgatctcctccaggactgaccggtttgttcgccttgcagtccaagggactcgcaagagtcttctccagcaccagagttcaaaagcctcaatactttgacgctcggccttccttatggtccaactttcagaaccatacattgcaactgggaagaccatagcctggactagacacacttttgttggcagggtgatgtctctgctttttaggatgctgtctagatttgccatagtttttctccccaggagcaagcgtcttttaatttctttgctgcagtccccatctgcagtgatcttggagcccaggaaaaaaaacctgtcactacctccatttcttccccagtaTTACACATGCAAAAACTTCTTGGCTTGAAAACAAGAACACATTTTATGAATTAAACTAGAAGGGTAACGGCAGCTACCACCAATGTAAACAAGTATACTTGCGATTATAAAACTCTAGCCTTGTAACCTAAACTTTGGCTTACCTTCTGCAATTGCTCCTAGAACTAGGATGCCTGATTCTTTGACCACCCATTCTGGATGAAAAAGCAATTCTTTCAAAAGGGGCAAAATGTGTGGCAGCAAGTCATCACGGAATACATTGGCAAGTACATCAAGGGCAGCAGCAGAACACTtccctaaaagaagaagaaaaaaaaccaatatGCATATGAAAGACCCATTTTAATTAGATAAATAGGTAACAATTCAATGGGATAGCCCAGAAGGGTTCTCATAAGAACAGGTTGCTTACCTTCTACCTAGTGTTTGAGTGCTCATTTTGTGCTATCAGACTCATGGGCTCTCAACCCTGGGCACAAGATCGTTAGCAGCTTAAAGAAATAAGCTAAAAAACTGTCTTCGATGAAAGATGGATGTGAATTCTCTAAGCCATGAGGtcgaatcatagaaccacagagttggaagggacctctagtccaatcccctacatCATGtacactcacagtgaccccaatttcatgccctcccaccaaaaatctccagaatacagcctggcTCGGagtaaattcacctaccattgtGTTGATCAACAATTCCCTAAGTATGCAAGTgagggccccaagagacaaacactgacacatcctttcctgcccacccactcacaatctgcctaaattcataaaatcagcatttatgtcagatgactatctagcctctgctataGCTATTCCACATTTGGATAGAAACCTTGCTTCTGAAAAGCGGAAAATGAACGAACTGCGCCCTCCCAAGGTATGAAATGGGTACAAACCAAATCTGCCTCAGCTCAAGTGTAGTGAGAAAGCTACCATTTACTTCTTTCTTAACATTGCAAAGCACCTTGGGTAGTGGGGGAAACATATACAGAAGCTGGTCCGGCCACTCTCTAATTAAGGTATCATCCTGGACTAATGATAAGTCTCTGTCTACTGCAACAAGGTACAAATTTAGAATCAGTTACTAAAGAAACTGTGTTGATTAAGAGTGAACATGGGTGGGATAGGCCACAGACTGAGgatccttttttgtgtgtgtgcagttgGCTACAGCCTACCTTGTGATTTTGCAAGAGAGAAATCCTTCACAATGTTTCTACTGTAGTgagtgaagaagagctggggaggaaggaactTCTCTGCCTGTCAGGATGGGTAGAGCAAGCACCAACAAACCTTTTCTAGTCTCTCTTTCAAAAGTTTGCAAATACTCTGTACAGGCTCAAGATCCCATAAGCATAAAGCacactagggatgtgcatttggatctCCCAAAACTGAAACTGTACCTGGAAAAACCTTATCAGTTTAAaacaggctgcaggagaagctgtaCCAGCCAGGATTTGCGCCCCGGGGTAACTATCTCCCCTGGCTAACTTTTCCTGCAGTGCAATTTCAACTGGGCTGAAGAAGCTTTTTTCTTCCTGGGTCTATAGGACATGAAGAAACTcagaatttacaaaaaaaaaattccagatctCATTTTTTGGAAATGCCATAATCTTTCAGGTCCAATAGATAAAGGTCTAATGATGACTAAGAACTCATCATTGCATTTTACCTATTTTATACCTTCAGTGACTTATGTTGCTGAAATAACTTTCGTACTGGTTTAAAGGTAAAACCTCCGAAGAAATATTCAATTTGTGAACAATCTGAAGAAGAATTACAATACAGAAACCATAAAAAACAAGAGAAGAGCCCTACTGGTTCATCTAGTCAGCATCACATGGCAGGAtttgaaaagatttttaaaaacaatggtcAGATAAGGGGAACTTAAGGTATCATGGGTGAGGAACTTCCACCACTCCCCCCCATCATATTTTGTCCCCTATGCTGGGTACCCCAGTGTGGTGTCCCTGGTCTCCAGAGCAACCACAGACGGCTTTCCTGGCGCttcccaagtgtttttaggaagtgagaGGAACCGTGGGGGGCTTTTGCTTAACACTTCTTCCAACCAGctaatcagattttaaaaatcccaacaatgcagcagctgccacaaggGTCCTTACTACATGAATTAAGGTAAACTGTAcacatgcaagaaaatatttttaatcaatattttcattttaaagggCACCTTATTAACTAGAGCATCTACCAGAAGTCCTGAGGTGATCATACAAATTAATAATACCTCTTGACATTACGTGGCTGGCTATCTCCTGTGATAGCTGTTTTGTGTTCAGAATCCCAAATGGCcacaagctaaaaaaaaaagtccaataACTGTTAGGAACTAAATTTCAGTGGCCCAAGTGGACTACAGTTGTAAAGGAAAATAAGGAGATGTTTCTCTGCAATCTCCACTTCGCTGGTGGATGTCATGTGATATAAATTCCTACCTGCAGAACAATGGCTGAAAAAGATTTCAAAAAGGCAGGGGGGAAAACGTCTACCTTGATAGAATATTCCTCTATTTTGACTTACTTAAATTCCAGTCAGAaattgtatcatcatcatcaagttcATCATCGTCGTCGTCATCCTCCTCAATACCGTCTTCTTCATGCTGTTGAGCTACTGTCCGTGACCGGTGAAATCGGGGTCTTATATCCTGTTCACTGTCTGGGATGGCTTCATCTTCTTCAACATCTCCCTGTTATCAAAAGCCAAACAGCAGAATCTAGAGACACACTCAATCCTCAAGAATTTCCCTCCTCTTTTCAGAAACCATATCATTGTTTCAcagtatttacatttttaaaatgctgaactgACCCTTGGGTTCTTTTAcatgttctacagcaggggtggtcaaacctgtggtcctccagatgttcatgaactacaattcccatgagcccctgccagcatttgctggcaggggctcatgggatttgtagtccatgaacatctggagggccacaggttgactatccctgttctagagcTTTGGAAACAGAATGGATTAGAAATATATGTTTAAACCTAGTGATAATTAGTAGGAGTGGGCATGAACTGAACAAGAAAGCTAAATTCATAATTAATTTTGCCCTGTTTAGGGTCCGCCATCACTCAACTTTCAGAGCAGTTTATGATTGGAGCAGACATCAGGGGTTTAAGGGGGCCCCTCCCGCCAAGctacaaaacagctgagcagcagggaggcagTCCATGCTGCTCAACTATTTCAAAGGGACTAtttagtccctttaaagtttaaagggagtACAGGACTGCAGTCTAGCatccagcttttaaaaaactgcagaCAACAGCCCAAAACAGCACAGCAAGATGCTCCCGCCTCCAACCTGTTTTTTGCAAAACCTGTAAAAGGGGTTCAACAAGATTTGCAGGgccatgaaccagttcagtttgtgaatgAGCCtcccagtttggttcatggttcaaccATAAACCAAACTGTATTTTCCCAaattgtgcccattc from Paroedura picta isolate Pp20150507F chromosome 7, Ppicta_v3.0, whole genome shotgun sequence includes these protein-coding regions:
- the TNPO1 gene encoding transportin-1, which produces MEYEWKPDEQGLQQILQLLKESQSPDTTTQRAVQQKLEQLNQYPDFNNYLIFVLTKLKSEDEPTRSLSGLILKNNVKAHFHSFPNGVTDFIKSECLNNIGDSSPLIRATVGILITTIASKGELQNWPELLPKLCSLLDSEDYNTCEGAFGALQKICEDSAEILDSDILERPLNIMIPKFLQFFKHSSPKIRSHAVACVNQFIISKTQALMMHIDAFIENLFALAGDEEPEVRKNVCRALVMLLEVRMDRLLPHMISIVEYMLQRTQDQDENVALEACEFWLTLAEQPICKDVLCRHLTKLIPVLVNGMKYSEIDIILLKGDVEEDEAIPDSEQDIRPRFHRSRTVAQQHEEDGIEEDDDDDDELDDDDTISDWNLRKCSAAALDVLANVFRDDLLPHILPLLKELLFHPEWVVKESGILVLGAIAEGCMQGMIPYLPELIPHLIQCLSDKKALVRSITCWTLSRYAHWVVSQPPDTYLKPLMTELLKRILDSNKRVQEAACSAFATLEEEACTELVPYLAYILDTLVFAFSKYQHKNLLILYDAIGTLADSVGHHLNKPEYIQMLMPPLIQKWNMLKDEDKDLFPLLECLSSVATALQSGFLPYCEPVYQRCVNLVQKTLAQAMLHNAQPDQYEAPDKDFMIVALDLLSGLAEGLGGNIEQLVARSNILTLMYQCMQDKMPEVRQSSFALLGDLTKACFQHVKPCIADFMPILGTNLNPEFISVCNNATWAIGEISIQMGIEMQLYIPMVLHQLVEIINRPNTPKTLLENTAITIGRLGYVCPQEVAPMLQQFIRPWCTSLRNIRDNEEKDSAFRGICTMITVNPSGVVQDFIFFCDAVASWINPKDDLRDMFCKILHGFKNQVGDENWRRFSDQFPVPLKERLAAYYGV